The DNA segment GGCCGTTATAGGCAAGGGCCTTTGTCCACTGGTCGAAGGCTGTCAGGAGAGCCGTGAGCACAGCGAAAAGCCCGTACCGTTTCCATAATTTATCCATGAAAAACCTCTCAAGTCTTACAGAATGACAGAAAGCGCCTCTTTCATCTCTTCCTCCGACACCGTCCTGTCAATAAAGGCATGGCCGATCCCATCAAGAAGGATGAACTTGATTACTCCGGCTTCCATCTTTTTATCATTTTTTGTCGCGCGGATGACATCCTCCGGACGAAGGCCTGATACATGGGAAGGGATGCCGTAAAGCTCCATGGCCCTTCTGTAAGCGTCCATATCCGCCTGGGACACAAGGCCGCGTTTCCGGCAGATCTCCATGGCAGCCAGGGCGCCGAGGGCCACACAGTGCCCGTGAAGCATCGTCAAACATTTAAGCTTTTCAATGGCATGACCGAGGGTATGGCCGAAATTAAGCGTGGCACGCTCGTTCTGCTCGGTCGGGTCGATCTCCACCACTTCCCGCTTAATCATGCAGCTCCCCGTTATCATCATACGGCAGGCCTCAGGATCCAGTGCCAGTATCCTTTCATGATTTTCCATGAGCCAGGAAAAATATCCGGCATCACGGATCAGCCCGTGCTTGATGACCTCTCCCATACCGGCGGTAAACTGCTCGGCCGGAAGGGTTCTTAAAACGGAAATATTCATGTAGACGAGCCGCGGCATGTGGAACGCACCCACCATGTTTTTATAGGAGTCAAAATCCACGCCGGTCTTTCCGCCGATGCTGGAATCCACCTGGGAAAGGAGCGTCGTCGGGATCTGGATGAAGCCCACGCCGCGAAGGTACGTGGCAGCCGCAAAGCCGCAGAGGTCGCCGACTACGCCGCCGCCAAGAGCAATCAGGATATCCTTTCTGTCAAAATGCTCCAGGATTAAGTGCTCGTAAAGCCCGCGGACCGTGTCCAGGTTCTTGCTCCCCTCTCCTGCCGGGAACACATACTCTGCGACGGCAGAAGCCTTGTCCGCAACGGCCGCACGCACGGCCTCAAGATAAAGCGGCGCCACATTGGCATCCGTCACGATGCAGAATTTTCGCCCGGAAAGCCCCAGTGCGGCGATCTCCTCCCCAAGCCCGTCAAAGGAATCCCTGAGTACAATATCGTAAATCACATCCCCGTCCCGGCGGATGGGGATCCGCTCCAAACTGTTCATTTCCATGTCGTATCCTCCGTTACTTGTACTGGCGCAGCGTCACCATCGTGCGCCCCTTTTTCGTCTGGCTTCCCTCTCCGGCAAAGGAAAATTTCCCGATCCCGCGGATGGAAAGAATATCTCCTTCATGGACAGGCTGGCTCGCAGAAAGCACCAGGCGGCCGTTTAAAAAGACTTTCTC comes from the Eubacteriaceae bacterium Marseille-Q4139 genome and includes:
- the aroB gene encoding 3-dehydroquinate synthase, with protein sequence MNSLERIPIRRDGDVIYDIVLRDSFDGLGEEIAALGLSGRKFCIVTDANVAPLYLEAVRAAVADKASAVAEYVFPAGEGSKNLDTVRGLYEHLILEHFDRKDILIALGGGVVGDLCGFAAATYLRGVGFIQIPTTLLSQVDSSIGGKTGVDFDSYKNMVGAFHMPRLVYMNISVLRTLPAEQFTAGMGEVIKHGLIRDAGYFSWLMENHERILALDPEACRMMITGSCMIKREVVEIDPTEQNERATLNFGHTLGHAIEKLKCLTMLHGHCVALGALAAMEICRKRGLVSQADMDAYRRAMELYGIPSHVSGLRPEDVIRATKNDKKMEAGVIKFILLDGIGHAFIDRTVSEEEMKEALSVIL